The stretch of DNA CCCGTCGATATGTCGAATACTTCTTCCGTGTAGTTGATAAATGTATTCGCGGCGGTAGAAGACCGCCCGCCTTCTATGTAGATTTTCCCCTCAAACGCAAACGCCACATGATCTGTCTTTCCCTGATTGAGCGCACCGTAGCCAGACGACCATGAATTGTTGGTCGGATTGTATCTGTGTATCGCTATCTGCACCGAATTCCCATTGTTCCCGCCAATCACATAGATGTTTCCATTGCACTCCGTCGCCGTCGGGGAAATCAACGCCGTCCCCAGTGAGGTTCTGGTTGTCCATGTGTCCGTCCCCGGGTTATACATCTCTACAGTGTTCGTAGCCGTTCCGCTGGACGACGTCTGCCCGCCGAACACATAGATCTTCCCGCCCGCCACCGCTGTGCCGAAATAGGCGCGTGCTACACTCATTGTGCCTTGCTTGGTCGTCCACATATCTGTCTTCGGATTGTAGACCTCTACAGTGTTGAAAAACAGGTCGTCAGAGTCGCCGCCCCGGCCCCCGATGGCGTAGATCAGGCCGTCCACCGCCGCCACGCCCAAACCATGACGCGCGGTCTCCATGTTCGCCCTTATAGACACGTGGTCTTCCGCCCCGTATTGTTCGTATCCGTCCTCCTCCGGTTCCGGAATCATCCCCGGCGCAAAATCCGGCAGCTCCGTGTCGTCCGGCACATCGATGACATTCGCATTCACTGCCTGCCCCGACAGAGAAAACGCGATGTTAACGCGCTTTCCGTCACGCACCTTGTTCCCAAGTCCCGTTACCTCATCCGCCGTGGAGACGATGTGTTCTTTTACCTGTTCAGCGCTCAAGTTTCCGCCCTGTGACAGCACCAGCGCCGCCTGACCGGACACCACGGCCGCCGCCTGCGACGTCCCGCTGGTCTTGACCACCCGGTCCTGCGTCCAAGCGCCCTCTATCTCATAGCCAGGCGCAGCCACGTCGACGACCTGATTGCCATAGTTTGAAAAATAACTGTGCTTCTCATCTGAACCGACGGAGCTCACCGTCAGTACATTCGGCAGGTCGAAGCACGCCGGGTACACCGGGTAGGTGTTCAGATTCTGCACGCTGTTGCCCGCTGCCGTAACGAACAGCATCTCACTGTTCTCCATGGCCTCGTACAGCGCGCGGTTGTAATAGCCGCCGCCCCAGCTGCAGTTCGCAATCTGCGCGCCCATGGCCTCCGCATAGGAAATTGCTTCGAGGATGTCGCTGGTATACGCCACGCCGTTTTGGAAAACCTTCAGCGGCAGCACACCTGCCGCCGGGGCGATCCCTGGCACGTCTCCCTGCCCCGCCAGAATGCCGGCGAGGTGTGTGCTGTGCCCCTGCTCATATGCCCAGGCCGCGTCATTGACCGTATTATCCTTGTTTACAAAGTCCCAGCCGGATACGTCGTCTATGTATCCGTTTCCGTCGTCGTCCACGCCGTTGCCGGCGATTTCAGCCGTGTTGGTGTAGAAGGCACCCGTCAGCGCGCTGTGTGTGGTCTCGATTCCGCCGTCCAGCAGTGCCACCGTGACACTGGCGCCTGTGATCTCCTCGTGCGCCTCTGCCAGGTTCCCGTAGAAAGCCGTCCAGTCGTCGTCCTGGGGCGTCTCTTCCGTTCCATCTCCGCCGTCCTGCC from Oscillospiraceae bacterium encodes:
- a CDS encoding S8 family serine peptidase, yielding MLRNRKGKVVVSLSLSIITVLSLLVPMAQALQANTALETTIQGKWQAILDADLTVGDATEQADDLLSEETVTDISPGPDLKAELPEEEDLAGARYIVVYKTVAEKQNVLGKLAHSSKQDKVLKRLDNQKVDLLVYNRDVEKQQVVEDLQEDGVVVDYVQLDYEVFMSSWQDGGDGTEETPQDDDWTAFYGNLAEAHEEITGASVTVALLDGGIETTHSALTGAFYTNTAEIAGNGVDDDGNGYIDDVSGWDFVNKDNTVNDAAWAYEQGHSTHLAGILAGQGDVPGIAPAAGVLPLKVFQNGVAYTSDILEAISYAEAMGAQIANCSWGGGYYNRALYEAMENSEMLFVTAAGNSVQNLNTYPVYPACFDLPNVLTVSSVGSDEKHSYFSNYGNQVVDVAAPGYEIEGAWTQDRVVKTSGTSQAAAVVSGQAALVLSQGGNLSAEQVKEHIVSTADEVTGLGNKVRDGKRVNIAFSLSGQAVNANVIDVPDDTELPDFAPGMIPEPEEDGYEQYGAEDHVSIRANMETARHGLGVAAVDGLIYAIGGRGGDSDDLFFNTVEVYNPKTDMWTTKQGTMSVARAYFGTAVAGGKIYVFGGQTSSSGTATNTVEMYNPGTDTWTTRTSLGTALISPTATECNGNIYVIGGNNGNSVQIAIHRYNPTNNSWSSGYGALNQGKTDHVAFAFEGKIYIEGGRSSTAANTFINYTEEVFDISTGVSTPTGSASVSGMNAACVVDGARVFSAGGSLYKEHSFVDFIEQRMPPGLGKWKSGIMAQARGGLGGAVVDGVLYMIGGINRDKNSIFKTVEALEAGYASKAPLPK